A stretch of the Leopardus geoffroyi isolate Oge1 chromosome B2, O.geoffroyi_Oge1_pat1.0, whole genome shotgun sequence genome encodes the following:
- the GABRR1 gene encoding gamma-aminobutyric acid receptor subunit rho-1 — MLAVQNMNVGIFLLWWGWVLATESRVHWRRREVHEMSKKGSPILKRSPDITKSPLTKSEQLLRIDDHDFSMRPGFGGPAIPVGVDVQVESLDSISEVDMDFTMTLYLRHYWKDERLSFPSTNNLSMTFDGRLVKKIWVPDMFFVHSKRSFIHDTTTDNVMLRVQPDGKVLYSLRVTVTAMCNMDFSRFPLDTQTCSLEIESYAYTEDDLMLYWKKGNDSLKTDERISLSQFLIQEFHTTTKLAFYSSTGWYNRLYINFTLRRHIFFFLLQTYFPATLMVMLSWVSFWIDRRAVPARVPLGITTVLTMSTIITGVNASMPRVSYIKAVDIYLWVSFVFVFLSVLEYAAVNYLTTVQERKERKLREKLPCTCGIPQPRGVMLDGSYSDGEVNDLGNYTPENGEKPDKMMVQLTLASERSSPQRKSQRSSYVSMRIDTHAIDKYSRIIFPAAYILFNLIYWSIFS, encoded by the exons TCCAATTCTGAAACGAAGTCCCGATATCACCAAGTCACCACTGACAAAATCAGAGCAGCTTCTGAGGATAGACGACCACGATTTCAGCATGAGGCCTGGCTTTGGAG GTCCAGCCATTCCTGTGGGTGTGGATGTGCAGGTGGAGAGCTTGGACAGCATCTCAGAGGTCGACATG gACTTCACGATGACCCTCTACCTGAGGCACTACTGGAAGGACGAAAGGCTGTCCTTCCCGAGCACCAACAACCTCAGCATGACGTTTGACGGCCGTCTGGTGAAGAAGATCTGGGTCCCCGACATGTTTTTCGTGCACTCCAAGCGCTCCTTCATCCATGACACCACCACGGACAATGTCATGTTGCGGGTCCAGCCCGATGGGAAAGTGCTCTACAGTCTCCG GGTAACAGTGACTGCAATGTGCAACATGGACTTCAGCCGATTTCCCCTGGACACACAAACGTGCTCACTTGAAATTGAAAGTT ATGCCTATACAGAGGATGACCTCATGCTGTACTGGAAAAAAGGCAATGACTCCTTGAAGACAGATGAGCGGATCTCACTCTCACAGTTCCTCATCCAAGAATTCCACACCACCACTAAGCTGGCCTTCTATAGCAGCACAg GCTGGTACAACCGTCTGTACATTAACTTCACTTTGCGACGCCACATCTTCTTCTTCTTGCTCCAAACTTACTTTCCTGCCACCCTGATGGTCATGCTGTCCTGGGTGTCCTTCTGGATCGACCGCAGAGCTGTGCCCGCCAGAGTCCCTTTAG GTATCACCACCGTGCTGACCATGTCCACCATCATCACGGGCGTGAACGCCTCCATGCCCCGCGTGTCCTACATCAAGGCGGTGGACATCTACCTCTGGGTCAGCTTTGTGTTCGTGTTCCTCTCGGTGCTGGAGTATGCCGCTGTCAACTACCTGACCACGGTGCAGGAGCGGAAGGAGCGGAAGCTCCGGGAGAAG CTTCCCTGCACCTGTGGAATACCCCAGCCACGCGGGGTCATGCTGGATGGCAGCTACAGTGACGGGGAGGTTAACGACCTGGGCAACTACACGCCGGAGAATGGAGAGAAGCCGGACAAGATGATGGTGCAGCTGACCTTGGCCTCAGAGAGGAGCTCCCCCCAGAGGAAAAGTCAGAGAAGCAGCTATGTGAGCATGAGGATCGACACACATGCCATTGATAAATACTCCAGGATAATTTTTCCAGcagcatatattttattcaatttaatatACTGGTCTATTTTCTCATAA